In Lates calcarifer isolate ASB-BC8 linkage group LG15, TLL_Latcal_v3, whole genome shotgun sequence, one genomic interval encodes:
- the them4 gene encoding acyl-coenzyme A thioesterase THEM4 isoform X2, whose translation MTLPSFLSSKPRDFSLPNSSWGPEMLRLYELYNSQCEVETEGGEKQEGSWQRLPSYNRSLKFATGGVYLSKIIQSKARLFTRNIREQGAAFEYVLFNNKEEQRCVGIFQAGHLLEGPPGHVHGGAIATMIDTVTGTHATILSGPVMTANLNINYRSPIPLGSTVLIESSLDTKEGRKTFISCKVTSTDSSKLHTESTALFLSINVSHLLRGG comes from the exons ACACTACCATCGTTCTTATCTTCCAAGCCTCGGGACTTCAGCCTGCCTAACTCCTCGTGGGGCCCAGAAATGTTGCGGTTGTATGAGCTTTACAACAGCCAGTgtgaggtggagacagagggaggagagaaacaagaggGGTCTTGGCAGAGACTGCCAAGCTACAATCGCTCCCTCAAGTTTGCCACAG GTGGAGTGTATCTTAGTAAGATTATCCAGTCCAAAGCTCGTCTTTTTACCCGCAACATCAGAGAGCAGGGGGCTGCATTTGAGTATGTTCTGTTTAACAacaaagaggagcagaggtgTGTGGGCATTTTCCAGGCTGGACACCTACTGGAGGGGCCACCAGG ACATGTCCATGGGGGGGCAATAGCCACCATGATTGATACTGTGACAGGGACTCACGCTACCATACTCTCTGGACCTGTTATGACTGCAAACCTCAACATCAACTACCGCAG CCCCATCCCACTGGGGAGTACAGTGTTGATTGAATCCTCTCTGGATACGAAGGAAggcagaaaaacattcatttcatgCAAAGTGACCAGCACCGACAGCTCCAAACTGCACACTGAATCAACAG CTCTGTTCCTGTCAATCAATGTCAGCCACCTTCTACGGGGAGGGTGA